The genomic stretch GGTAGACGCTGTCTGAGGTCCGCACTGCCTTCTCAAGCTCAGCCGCCGCGATCTGCAGGAGGTGGTCGCCGACTACATGCCCGTGGGTATCGTTAACCGTCTTGAAATGGTCCAGGTCGCACAGGATGAGGGAGTAGGGCTGGCCATGGCGCTCGGATAACTGGCTGGCACGCTGCAGGTCGTCATCCATTGCCCGCTTGTTGGGTATGCCCGTCAGTGAATCCGTCAGTGAAGCCTGTTCAATGGCGATGAAACGGCAGGCATTGCGGATCGGACAGATGGCGGCACTGAGGATCATCTCGACGCCCTCGAGTTCCTGATCGGAGAACCGCTGCCGACGGTACAGGCTCAGAGTTCCGTAATTGGCACCCTCAAGGCCCAGCCGGTATTCGCACCGGTGGGGGCCGCCCATGCCGGTGGCATAGACGAAATCCTGCTTGCCGATCCGGTGGCGGTAATTGAGGGTATCGAACGGCACGACCGAGCCCAGCTCATCGGCCAGGATCGCCAACTGCTGTTCCAGCGAAAGCGTGGTGGACAGGCGTCGAGTCAGCCTGGTGAGCACATCCGGGGTGTTGTTCCAATCCTGGTGAGCCTGACGTAGCGCCGCCAATTTTTGGGGCTGGGAGGCAGACTTCTGGACTGACGGTATGTTCTTCACTACGGCTCACTCTGTCGCATAACTTTACAGTGTTGTGGTCAGGAATTAGCAGTAAGCATGCCGAAAAATAGAAATCCATGTAAAACATATAGTAACGGCATTGTTCAAGACTTTAGCTCAACGTTTGAGGCTTCTCGAACGGCCCTTCGTCAATATACCGGCAGTGATTTGCCGCTGGCTGACCAATGGCCCGGGAAAATGTCAGACAAGGGGATGGGGCGGCAGAATCCCTGTGGTAAACTTCTGCGCTTATGATCGTGCCGTCTGCAGAAGTGAGCGACTAACGTTATGAGGTTTCAGGCCCCGGAAAGTCTATCCGAACAAATTGCCCAGCATCTCGGGCAGCGGATTATCACGCGAGATCTCAGGCCCGGAGAGCGAATTCAGGAGCTGAAGGTCGCAGGCGATCTCAACGTCAGCCGGGGGTCCGTGCGTGAGGCGCTGCTTATTCTGGAACGGCGCCACCTGATCGAGATATTCCCGCGCCGGGGGGCGGTGGTCTCAAGCCTGACCCCGGACACCGTCAATGGCCTGTACGATATCTACATTGATCTGCTCTGCATGCTGGGCCGCAAGGTACTTGAGCGCTGGTCCGGCAGTGAGCTTGGCGGCGTGATGGGGCAGGTTCGTGAATTGCAGGCGGTGATTGATGCGCTCAACGCCACCAGTGCCGACGCTGCCGAGCAGGTGATTGATGCCGGTTTCGGGGTGATGCGCTATGCCTACGGTCTGGTCGAAAACCCTTTCCTTGAGGAAACCCTCGAAAACTTCCGGCCGGCGATCAGTCGAACCTATTTCGTCGCCCTCGACCACTTCCGGGACGAAATCGGCGAGACCGCGACGTTCTTCCGGCAACTGGCTGACGCCGCGATGAGTGACGATGCCGAGCGCTTGCAGGCCGTTATCCAGGCGTTCGGTGAGCATCAACGGCAACAGGTACTGACCATCCTCCGGCAGGAGGAGAACGCCTGACATGCGCCTGAAATCCATCAAGCTGTCCGGCTTCAAATCCTTTGTCGATCCGACGACAGTGCCATTCCCATCTAACATGACAGCCGTTGTCGGCCCCAACGGTTGTGGTAAATCGAACATTATCGATGCGGTACGCTGGGTGATGGGTGAAAGCTCGGCCAAGTACCTGCGCGGCGAGTCGATGACCGACGTTATCTTCAACGGTTCCAGCGCGCGCAAACCGGTGGGCCAGGCGTCCATTGAGCTGATATTCGATAACAGCGATGGCTCTGCGCCGGGGGAGTTTGTCCGGTTCAACGAGATTTCCGTTCGCCGCCGGGTGTCCCGGGAAGGCCAGTCGGAATATTTCCTGAACGGTTCCAAGTGCCGCCGCCGTGACATCACCGATCTGTTTCTCGGCACCGGTCTGGGGCCGCGCAGCTACGCCATCATCGAGCAGGGCATGATCTCCCGGCTGATTGAGGCAAAGCCCGAGGAACTTCGGATCTACATTGAAGAAGCCGCCGGCATCTCCAAGTACAAGGAGCGGCGCCGGGAGACGGAAAACCGGATTCGCCGGACCCAGGAAAACCTGGAACGGCTGACCGACCTGCGCGAAGAACTGGGGCGCCAGCTTCAGCATCTGGAACGCCAGGCTGCCGCCGCGGAGAAGTACAAGGCCTACAAGCACGAAGAGCGCCAGAAGAAAGCGGAGCTGACC from Marinobacter subterrani encodes the following:
- a CDS encoding GGDEF domain-containing protein, with amino-acid sequence MKNIPSVQKSASQPQKLAALRQAHQDWNNTPDVLTRLTRRLSTTLSLEQQLAILADELGSVVPFDTLNYRHRIGKQDFVYATGMGGPHRCEYRLGLEGANYGTLSLYRRQRFSDQELEGVEMILSAAICPIRNACRFIAIEQASLTDSLTGIPNKRAMDDDLQRASQLSERHGQPYSLILCDLDHFKTVNDTHGHVVGDHLLQIAAAELEKAVRTSDSVYRFGGEEFAILLPLTGEQDAREVAERIREAIMAIQVDAGSKELRVTTSCGVATFLPKETAQEWLARADEALYRAKHQGRNCTRVFATIS
- a CDS encoding GntR family transcriptional regulator, translated to MRFQAPESLSEQIAQHLGQRIITRDLRPGERIQELKVAGDLNVSRGSVREALLILERRHLIEIFPRRGAVVSSLTPDTVNGLYDIYIDLLCMLGRKVLERWSGSELGGVMGQVRELQAVIDALNATSADAAEQVIDAGFGVMRYAYGLVENPFLEETLENFRPAISRTYFVALDHFRDEIGETATFFRQLADAAMSDDAERLQAVIQAFGEHQRQQVLTILRQEENA